The following are encoded in a window of Mycobacteroides chelonae CCUG 47445 genomic DNA:
- a CDS encoding MmpS family transport accessory protein, with the protein MYRLLKRFWIPLLLVIVVGIGGYAITQIRSSATPRPPKPGEGSGITANFNPKHITYEIVGTGGTANLNYLDENGQPHLIENAPLPWSFTIVTTMPSMSANIVAQGDRNVSGLGCRVTVDGGVRDDRTSTDKVKPFIYCLVKSV; encoded by the coding sequence GTGTACCGACTGTTGAAGCGGTTTTGGATTCCGCTGCTGCTGGTGATTGTCGTCGGGATCGGTGGATACGCGATTACGCAGATCCGCAGCTCGGCGACTCCGCGCCCGCCCAAGCCGGGTGAGGGGTCGGGCATCACCGCCAACTTCAACCCCAAGCACATCACCTACGAGATCGTCGGGACGGGCGGCACCGCGAATCTCAACTACCTCGATGAGAACGGGCAGCCCCATCTCATCGAAAATGCCCCACTGCCTTGGTCATTCACGATCGTGACAACCATGCCGTCCATGTCGGCCAACATCGTCGCGCAAGGCGATCGCAACGTCAGCGGTCTTGGGTGCCGCGTGACGGTCGACGGTGGCGTGCGCGACGACCGAACCAGCACAGACAAAGTCAAACCGTTCATCTACTGCTTGGTGAAATCCGTATGA
- a CDS encoding TetR family transcriptional regulator encodes MTFRRARNEEQREVRRQAILETASSMLSNMPVSQISLNELSRRTGLAKSAMVRYFESREAVLLELLDASLRCWVGEIVAELSGDTHSGSAQERADHLAALLSRSLRQHAVLCDLMTAQPGVLEHNVADATLLCFRRSAHASISQFSEAIRSFIPELGDDAQSVSLSTVVTSAALWMYARPSASAIAAIEAEPELAEIHLNFDADLETMLARLITGALVKRGS; translated from the coding sequence ATGACCTTCCGGCGCGCCCGTAACGAGGAGCAGCGCGAGGTCCGTCGGCAAGCCATCTTGGAGACGGCGTCGTCGATGCTCAGCAACATGCCGGTCAGCCAGATCAGCCTGAATGAACTGAGCCGCCGTACTGGTTTGGCAAAGTCGGCGATGGTGCGCTACTTCGAGTCACGCGAGGCCGTGCTCCTGGAACTTCTCGATGCCTCACTGCGCTGCTGGGTCGGCGAGATTGTGGCGGAGCTCTCTGGCGACACGCACTCCGGCTCGGCGCAGGAACGTGCCGACCATCTGGCCGCACTGCTCAGCCGTTCACTGCGGCAGCACGCCGTGCTGTGTGACCTGATGACCGCACAGCCGGGCGTGCTGGAGCACAATGTCGCAGACGCGACGCTGCTGTGTTTCCGGCGATCGGCACACGCCAGCATCTCCCAGTTCAGCGAGGCCATCCGCAGCTTTATCCCCGAACTCGGGGACGATGCACAGAGTGTGTCCCTATCTACCGTGGTGACCAGTGCCGCGCTGTGGATGTACGCCCGGCCGTCTGCCAGCGCGATCGCGGCCATCGAGGCTGAACCTGAACTGGCAGAGATTCATTTGAACTTCGACGCCGACCTGGAAACCATGCTGGCCCGACTCATCACCGGCGCTCTGGTCAAGCGCGGTTCCTGA
- a CDS encoding HNH endonuclease: MLTPPIQIGRIVAPMLLLPDPARTFKTTPATEPIIRAKDYSITEIGFGADSEFTGVTDLVTFVPSFVAVENQGHRDEIGVAARWARIATVYTKAAVLPQNLQTLVKSHQDFMASGEVVRVQFTTTVRHICEAVADTPGSNYTLGGDPLPALERLTSITPPVGPTLPPPDELGEDAPEVSARSAHQYRLAKIRGASGRKFSAEVRAAYRNRCAFCGALFGGIHGVRSGIDAAHILAWSQHDLDVVQNGIALCKLHHWAFDAGILMPTKEGDDYYVRFTSLADLVDPMSMTRLGADGERIPDEWLPEEPKHRPCAAYLQRLYADLGVTFKADV; this comes from the coding sequence ATGCTTACTCCGCCGATCCAGATCGGCCGAATTGTTGCGCCGATGCTGCTACTGCCCGACCCTGCCCGGACGTTCAAGACGACTCCAGCGACCGAACCGATCATCCGCGCCAAGGATTACAGCATTACCGAGATTGGCTTCGGTGCAGACAGCGAATTTACTGGCGTCACCGACCTCGTGACGTTCGTCCCATCTTTCGTCGCGGTCGAGAACCAAGGCCATAGAGATGAAATAGGCGTCGCCGCTCGATGGGCGCGGATCGCGACTGTGTACACCAAAGCTGCTGTACTGCCGCAGAATCTGCAAACCCTCGTTAAGAGTCACCAGGACTTCATGGCCAGCGGCGAGGTCGTGCGCGTTCAGTTCACCACCACCGTGAGACACATCTGCGAAGCAGTCGCCGACACTCCGGGCTCCAACTACACGCTCGGTGGCGATCCGCTGCCTGCCCTTGAGCGATTGACGAGCATCACTCCCCCGGTCGGCCCAACGCTGCCGCCACCAGATGAACTGGGCGAGGACGCACCCGAAGTCAGCGCACGGTCCGCGCACCAGTACCGCCTGGCCAAAATCCGGGGTGCATCCGGCCGCAAATTCAGTGCCGAAGTGCGCGCCGCATACCGAAATCGATGCGCCTTCTGCGGAGCGCTGTTTGGAGGAATTCACGGCGTTCGGTCAGGCATCGACGCGGCTCACATTCTCGCATGGAGCCAGCACGATCTAGACGTAGTGCAGAACGGCATCGCCCTTTGCAAGCTCCATCACTGGGCCTTCGACGCCGGAATTCTCATGCCTACGAAGGAAGGCGACGACTATTACGTCCGCTTTACCAGCTTGGCCGACTTAGTCGATCCCATGAGCATGACCCGCCTGGGTGCCGATGGAGAACGGATTCCCGACGAGTGGCTGCCCGAAGAACCTAAGCACCGCCCCTGCGCCGCCTACCTACAGCGCCTTTACGCTGACCTCGGCGTCACCTTTAAAGCCGACGTCTGA
- a CDS encoding DNA cytosine methyltransferase: MGRRKAADGNDAIEGARPYRVASFFAGIGGFDLGFEHGGIETVWQCEKKSFCLDILAKHWPDVPRADDITKVVADDIPEAEIWAGGFPCQDVSLARMGPRSGLRGKQSGLFYDFAELIGARRPEIVILENVAALLSSHDGRDFAVIVRTLADFGYGVAWRVLDSRYFGIPQSRSRVFIVGSLGNPETAGSILFEPECGDRDDEARRPDGTKPVSPFAVRVGNPKQGYVKKLAHCLYAESARHTGTDWSRNYVSYPEGAVRRLTPLETERLQGFPDNWTMPTHEMPNQDTLESARYHACGNAVSVPVAEWLGHRIVAALSAQRAESQTSALKVTPRSA, encoded by the coding sequence ATGGGACGTCGCAAAGCCGCCGACGGCAACGACGCGATTGAGGGCGCTCGGCCGTACCGAGTCGCCAGCTTCTTCGCCGGTATCGGCGGATTCGATTTGGGTTTCGAGCACGGGGGGATCGAGACCGTCTGGCAGTGCGAAAAGAAGTCGTTCTGCCTCGACATCCTCGCCAAACATTGGCCCGACGTTCCTCGGGCTGACGACATCACAAAGGTGGTTGCTGATGACATCCCCGAAGCGGAAATCTGGGCGGGCGGCTTTCCCTGCCAAGACGTCAGCCTCGCCCGAATGGGCCCTCGCAGTGGACTTAGAGGAAAGCAATCAGGGCTCTTCTACGACTTTGCAGAGCTTATTGGCGCGCGTCGCCCCGAAATTGTCATCCTCGAAAACGTTGCGGCACTCCTCTCTTCCCACGACGGAAGAGATTTCGCAGTCATCGTTCGGACGTTGGCCGACTTCGGGTATGGCGTGGCGTGGCGAGTACTTGACAGTCGCTACTTCGGCATCCCCCAAAGTCGCTCTCGAGTCTTCATTGTCGGATCTCTTGGAAACCCGGAGACCGCCGGCTCGATACTTTTTGAGCCCGAATGCGGCGACCGGGATGATGAGGCGCGCCGACCGGATGGGACGAAACCTGTTTCCCCCTTTGCGGTCCGCGTTGGAAATCCTAAGCAAGGGTATGTAAAGAAGCTGGCTCATTGCCTTTACGCGGAGTCCGCTCGCCACACCGGGACGGACTGGTCACGCAACTACGTATCGTACCCCGAGGGTGCAGTCAGGCGACTAACGCCTCTGGAAACCGAGCGGCTGCAAGGCTTTCCGGACAACTGGACGATGCCAACTCATGAGATGCCCAACCAGGACACGCTTGAGTCTGCGCGGTACCATGCCTGCGGCAACGCAGTTTCGGTGCCTGTTGCGGAGTGGCTGGGTCACCGAATCGTCGCCGCGCTGAGTGCGCAGCGTGCGGAATCTCAGACGTCGGCTTTAAAGGTGACGCCGAGGTCAGCGTAA
- a CDS encoding very short patch repair endonuclease: protein MPVGADNDAPGPRAEPNAATPSPARSRNMAAIRRTDTRPELLLRSALHARGLRFRKDYAVRAEGRIIRPDVAFTRHRVAVFLDGCFWHGCPEHGRPPKSNNSYWLPKLAKNAQRDVEQTQILTEAGWTVIRLWEHVAIGDAVSAVCDALREAGAPP from the coding sequence GTGCCGGTTGGAGCCGATAATGACGCGCCGGGACCGCGCGCGGAACCGAACGCCGCAACACCGTCACCAGCGCGGTCTCGCAACATGGCCGCCATCCGCCGCACGGATACGCGGCCCGAACTACTCCTGCGGAGCGCGCTCCACGCGCGCGGGCTGAGGTTCCGAAAGGACTACGCGGTTCGCGCGGAGGGTCGCATCATCAGACCCGACGTTGCGTTTACGAGGCACCGGGTGGCGGTGTTCCTCGACGGCTGCTTCTGGCACGGGTGCCCCGAACACGGCCGGCCCCCGAAGTCCAACAACTCCTACTGGCTACCAAAGCTGGCGAAGAACGCCCAAAGAGATGTTGAGCAGACACAAATATTGACCGAGGCGGGATGGACTGTCATCCGCCTGTGGGAGCACGTCGCTATCGGCGACGCAGTGTCCGCGGTGTGCGATGCACTCCGCGAAGCGGGCGCCCCGCCGTGA
- a CDS encoding integrase, whose protein sequence is MYAYLINTDDNSGSMAALGALSAPAAKPSYGANVIPLHG, encoded by the coding sequence GTGTACGCGTACCTGATCAACACGGACGACAACTCGGGCAGCATGGCCGCGCTCGGCGCGCTATCCGCCCCGGCGGCGAAGCCAAGTTATGGCGCGAATGTGATCCCGCTGCACGGATAG